The Malus domestica chromosome 08, GDT2T_hap1 genomic interval TTCCTATAAGCTTAGTGGCAGCGATTAGTGATTAGTAATTAATGATTAGTGATTGGTAATATTTACAGGTGAAGAAATTTACAGGAAAGATCCATCTTAACATTGTGTGAGGTGGAAGCATCATCCCCCTATTTTTTTGGTTCCTCCGTTCTCTTTCCCTTCTCATCCTTCTCACTCCTCCATCTTCCCTCTCCAAAACCTCACAATTTCCACACCAATCCAGACCCTCTCTCTCAAATCCAATTCCAACCCATTTCTCGCCATGACAGACCGAGTCTACCCATCTTCCAAACCCAATGCCAACGGCGGCGCCGCCGCAGCACCCGCCGCACCCGCCGCCGCAACAACCGCCGGTACCACAGCCAACCCACCAAGTACCAAACCCCAACTCAGACAGCCATACCGCCCGAAACCCCAGTACCACAACCGTCACCACCGCCGGAGCAGCCGCAATTTATGCTGTTGCTGCTGCTTCTGGTCCTTCCTCATCCTCATAGCCGTCGCCCTCCTCGCCGCCATAGCTGGCGCCGCGGTCTACATCCTCTACCGCCCCCACCGCCCCGAGTTCACCCTCACGTCCGTCCGCATTGCGAAGCTCAACCTCACCACCACCGCCGACTTCTCGACATCCCACCTCGCCACCCTCTTCAACCTCACCCTCACCTCCGAAAACCCCAACAACCACCTCACCTTCTCCTACGATCCCTTCACTCTCTTACTCTCCACCACCAGAGACGTCCAAGTCGCAAACGGGTCGATCCCGGCGTTCACGAGCGCCACGAAGAACAGCACCTTCTTCCGCTCCGTACTGTCAACGTCGCAGGATCTCGACGTCGAGTCGGTGAAGTCGCTTAGATCGGATCTGAGGAAGCAGAGCGGGGTGGCGCTGAGGCTGCAGATAGACACCGAAGTGAAGCTGTCGATGGGGAAGCTGAGGAGCAAGAAGGTGGGGATTAGGGTTACGTGTGAAGGAATCAAAGGGGTTGTACCAAAAGGTAAGACACCGTCGGTGGCTTCCGTTTCCAACTCCAAGTGCAACGTTGATCTTCGGATCAAGATCTGGAAATGGACCTTTTAatca includes:
- the LOC103440764 gene encoding NDR1/HIN1-like protein 13, translating into MTDRVYPSSKPNANGGAAAAPAAPAAATTAGTTANPPSTKPQLRQPYRPKPQYHNRHHRRSSRNLCCCCCFWSFLILIAVALLAAIAGAAVYILYRPHRPEFTLTSVRIAKLNLTTTADFSTSHLATLFNLTLTSENPNNHLTFSYDPFTLLLSTTRDVQVANGSIPAFTSATKNSTFFRSVLSTSQDLDVESVKSLRSDLRKQSGVALRLQIDTEVKLSMGKLRSKKVGIRVTCEGIKGVVPKGKTPSVASVSNSKCNVDLRIKIWKWTF